The Alkalihalobacillus sp. TS-13 genome contains a region encoding:
- the asd gene encoding archaetidylserine decarboxylase (Phosphatidylserine decarboxylase is synthesized as a single chain precursor. Generation of the pyruvoyl active site from a Ser is coupled to cleavage of a Gly-Ser bond between the larger (beta) and smaller (alpha chains). It is an integral membrane protein.) has protein sequence MKIFLKYLLFCLPHHTITYFIGSFMKAPFSRFAIKAYVKFYKIDMSMIEKPLHEYKNLNEFFKRTLKPHARPVDAHIDTLISPADGTVTQVGEIKNGTLIQAKGESYTVESLLNDKNKARDFRNGSFMTIYLSPKDYHRIHAPIDGSITDYSYIPGRLYPVNKFGVDAVKGIFTKNERIATYLNSATGQLAIVKIGALIVGSVQLAFKDQVEEHHKGQPLKNTLETMLPVYKGDEIGHFEFGSTVILLFEENLISINPSIEPGSSVKMGQPLGHRVKRLEQQIN, from the coding sequence ATGAAAATTTTTTTGAAATACCTTTTATTTTGTTTACCTCATCATACCATTACTTACTTTATCGGTTCTTTTATGAAGGCTCCGTTCAGCCGATTTGCAATCAAGGCATATGTGAAATTTTATAAAATCGATATGAGCATGATTGAAAAGCCGCTTCATGAATATAAAAACCTAAACGAATTTTTCAAAAGAACCTTAAAACCACATGCACGGCCTGTGGATGCACACATTGATACATTAATAAGTCCTGCAGATGGTACAGTCACCCAAGTCGGTGAAATCAAAAACGGCACACTCATTCAGGCAAAAGGTGAATCGTATACCGTAGAAAGTCTTTTGAACGATAAAAACAAAGCACGAGATTTCCGTAACGGTTCCTTTATGACCATTTATTTAAGTCCAAAGGATTACCATCGGATCCACGCCCCAATTGACGGCTCTATTACTGACTATTCCTACATACCGGGTCGCCTTTATCCAGTAAATAAATTTGGAGTCGATGCGGTTAAGGGAATTTTCACAAAGAATGAACGGATTGCTACGTATCTCAATAGTGCTACAGGCCAATTGGCCATCGTAAAAATAGGCGCCTTGATTGTAGGAAGTGTGCAACTGGCGTTTAAGGATCAGGTTGAAGAACATCACAAAGGGCAACCATTGAAAAATACGCTAGAAACAATGCTCCCTGTTTATAAAGGCGATGAAATTGGTCATTTTGAGTTTGGATCGACTGTCATCCTTTTATTCGAAGAAAATCTGATTTCGATCAATCCCTCTATAGAACCTGGCTCATCTGTAAAAATGGGCCAACCGCTCGGCCATCGGGTGAAACGTCTTGAACAACAAATCAATTGA
- a CDS encoding TrkH family potassium uptake protein has protein sequence MKMKRNPRLRKIRLTSVQMIILFYLGAVVLATSLLSLPYAHRGGMEWSFIDALFTAVSAISVTGLTVVNTAETFNEFGYFILAFVLQFGGIGIMTLGTFIWLLVGKRITLKERQLIMADQNLSTLQGLVRIMKQILFLILIIESIGTLILGVYFMNYFDTWQQSFIQGFFASVSATTNGGFDITGQSLRPFANDYFVQFINILLMILGAIGFPVLLEVKEYLISKNGRYQFSLFTKLTTVTFLCLVVVGTLFIILLEHNLFYEDKSWHQALFYSLFQSVTTRSGGLSTMDMNLFSEPTQLFLSALMFIGASPSSVGGGIRTTTFVIVILAILSFAKGNQTIKVFRRELLMEDVHKAFVVLSVAVMMFVTAVLLLMYSESAPMIPIVFEVASAFGTCGLSMGLTPELSSFGKIIVILLMFIGRVGILSFLFIIRGKIVKETYHYPKEHVIIG, from the coding sequence ATGAAAATGAAAAGAAACCCAAGACTACGTAAAATACGTTTAACTTCCGTACAAATGATCATATTATTCTATCTCGGTGCAGTAGTTCTGGCAACCTCGCTGCTTAGTCTGCCATACGCTCATCGTGGCGGGATGGAATGGTCTTTCATAGATGCTCTATTCACCGCGGTCAGTGCCATCAGTGTTACAGGATTGACTGTAGTCAATACAGCAGAAACCTTCAATGAATTCGGTTATTTCATCTTAGCTTTTGTCTTGCAATTCGGTGGAATCGGAATCATGACCCTGGGCACGTTCATCTGGTTGTTGGTGGGTAAGCGTATTACTCTGAAAGAACGCCAACTGATCATGGCTGATCAAAACCTCTCGACCCTTCAAGGCCTTGTCAGAATCATGAAGCAGATTCTGTTTCTGATCCTTATCATCGAGTCGATTGGCACATTGATCTTAGGTGTCTATTTCATGAATTATTTTGATACATGGCAACAATCATTTATACAAGGATTCTTTGCTTCCGTCAGTGCGACCACAAATGGTGGGTTTGATATCACTGGACAATCCTTACGTCCATTCGCAAATGACTATTTTGTACAGTTCATCAACATTTTGCTGATGATATTAGGTGCAATCGGATTCCCGGTACTTCTTGAAGTAAAAGAATATCTGATTTCAAAAAACGGGAGATATCAATTTTCACTCTTTACAAAGCTCACAACTGTCACTTTTTTGTGTTTAGTTGTGGTAGGGACTTTATTTATCATTTTACTAGAACATAATTTATTTTATGAAGATAAGTCCTGGCATCAAGCTTTGTTTTATTCCTTATTCCAATCCGTTACGACGAGAAGCGGCGGTTTATCAACAATGGACATGAATTTGTTTTCAGAGCCGACCCAGTTGTTTCTATCTGCATTGATGTTCATTGGTGCTTCCCCAAGTTCTGTAGGTGGAGGTATCCGGACCACGACATTTGTGATCGTCATTTTAGCGATACTGTCGTTTGCAAAAGGAAATCAGACAATTAAAGTCTTCCGACGTGAACTGTTGATGGAAGATGTCCATAAAGCATTCGTCGTCCTAAGTGTTGCTGTCATGATGTTTGTTACCGCAGTGCTCTTATTGATGTATAGCGAATCTGCACCAATGATCCCGATTGTATTTGAAGTTGCATCTGCCTTCGGTACATGCGGCTTATCGATGGGGCTGACACCAGAGTTGAGCTCATTTGGCAAAATCATTGTCATCCTATTGATGTTCATCGGTCGTGTAGGAATACTCTCTTTCTTGTTCATCATTCGAGGTAAGATTGTAAAAGAAACATATCATTATCCGAAAGAACATGTCATCATCGGTTAA
- a CDS encoding alpha/beta-type small acid-soluble spore protein, giving the protein MAQNNNRNQLVVPGAQAALDQMKTEIASEFGVQLGPDTTSRANGSVGGEITKRLVQQAQSQMGGR; this is encoded by the coding sequence ATGGCTCAAAACAACAACCGTAACCAATTGGTAGTACCAGGTGCTCAAGCAGCTTTAGACCAAATGAAGACTGAAATCGCTTCTGAATTTGGTGTACAACTTGGACCAGACACAACTTCTCGTGCTAACGGATCTGTAGGTGGAGAAATCACTAAGCGTCTTGTTCAACAAGCTCAATCACAAATGGGTGGAAGATAA
- a CDS encoding amino acid ABC transporter permease, translating into MNKETLDLMINSLPFLLEGVQITVMLSVIAIFASLILGLIIVLMRISNFKILSGVARFYVSFFRGTPLLTQLLVIYFGLTWLYTFSGWQAAILGLTLHFSAYISESYRASILSISKGQWEAGYSLGMNTAQVLRSIILPQAWRRSIPPVWNSLIDIVKASSLASVLAVEELTARAEQIAASNLVVFWIFLEILFMYWALTTILSIIQTYLERKLKT; encoded by the coding sequence GTGAATAAAGAAACCTTAGACCTGATGATCAACTCCCTCCCGTTCTTACTGGAGGGAGTTCAAATTACCGTAATGTTAAGTGTCATTGCGATTTTCGCTTCTTTAATCTTAGGTCTTATCATCGTTTTGATGAGGATATCCAATTTTAAAATCCTTTCAGGGGTTGCACGATTTTATGTATCCTTCTTTCGTGGTACACCTTTGCTCACACAGCTGCTTGTTATCTATTTTGGATTGACATGGCTTTACACCTTTAGTGGTTGGCAAGCTGCAATTCTTGGATTGACGTTGCATTTTAGTGCTTATATTTCCGAATCTTATCGTGCATCGATTTTATCGATTTCGAAAGGACAATGGGAAGCAGGTTATTCACTAGGAATGAACACCGCTCAGGTTTTGAGAAGTATCATCCTTCCACAGGCTTGGAGACGATCAATCCCTCCTGTTTGGAATTCCCTGATCGATATCGTCAAAGCATCTTCCCTTGCTTCAGTATTGGCAGTCGAGGAACTTACAGCAAGGGCGGAACAGATTGCTGCTTCCAATCTGGTTGTTTTCTGGATCTTTCTTGAAATCTTATTTATGTATTGGGCTTTGACGACAATACTAAGCATCATACAGACTTACCTTGAGCGTAAACTCAAAACGTAA
- a CDS encoding transporter substrate-binding domain-containing protein produces the protein MKKKYFLFTLISVLMLSIISACGMKDNKEGAGGDERETLKIGTEATYPPFSYRDSESNEITGYDVDIAREVAKRIGMKAEFIPTEWKGMFGSLDSKRFDMVANQVTITDERKEKYAFSEPYTKSGGQVIVHQDNNEIKSIEDLKGKTVGTTQGSNYAEAAKEAGAKIKYYKGIAQVLADLNVNRIDAALNDRLFIQQELKDSNYKVKPVGDPFNENQMAFTFRKDQDELIEKVNKALTEMKEDGTIAEISEKYFGEDVSE, from the coding sequence ATGAAAAAGAAATACTTTTTATTTACACTGATTTCTGTACTTATGCTTAGTATTATTTCAGCTTGTGGAATGAAAGATAATAAGGAAGGTGCCGGTGGAGATGAAAGGGAAACGCTGAAGATAGGAACAGAAGCTACTTATCCTCCATTCAGTTACCGCGACTCAGAATCCAATGAAATAACTGGCTACGATGTAGATATTGCACGTGAAGTCGCAAAACGTATCGGTATGAAAGCTGAATTCATTCCAACAGAATGGAAAGGTATGTTCGGTTCTCTAGATTCCAAACGTTTCGATATGGTAGCGAACCAGGTTACCATAACAGATGAACGAAAAGAAAAGTATGCATTCTCTGAACCTTATACAAAATCAGGAGGGCAAGTCATCGTTCATCAAGATAACAATGAAATCAAAAGCATCGAGGACTTAAAAGGAAAAACGGTTGGAACCACTCAGGGCAGCAACTATGCTGAGGCTGCAAAAGAAGCAGGGGCGAAGATCAAATACTATAAAGGGATTGCTCAGGTCCTTGCAGATTTGAATGTCAATCGAATCGACGCTGCATTGAATGACAGACTTTTCATCCAGCAGGAATTGAAAGACAGTAATTATAAAGTGAAACCTGTCGGTGATCCATTCAACGAAAATCAGATGGCATTTACCTTCCGTAAAGATCAAGACGAACTAATTGAGAAAGTGAATAAAGCTTTGACCGAGATGAAAGAAGATGGCACAATCGCTGAAATATCGGAGAAGTATTTTGGAGAAGACGTAAGTGAATAA
- a CDS encoding ABC transporter ATP-binding protein has product MAEIKMNNIVKEYDNKVTAVQDFNLDIKDKEFIVFVGPSGCGKSTTLRMIAGLEEISDGDLYIGEKRVNDVAPKDRDIAMVFQNYALYPHMNVYDNMAFGLKLRKFDKREMEKRVKDAARILGLEEYLDRKPKALSGGQRQRVALGRAIVRDPQVFLMDEPLSNLDAKLRVQMRAEITKLHQRLQTTTIYVTHDQTEAMTMATRIVVMKDGIIQQVGSPKEVYDTPENVFVGGFIGSPAMNFLHGKLQDDDTFVMDNIKIKVPEGKMKLLRENGHAGKEVILGIRPEDIHDEPVFTEASEGSKITAAIDVAELMGAETYLYSTVAGQNFTARVDSRTDIQNGQKLDLALDMNKCHFFDPQTENRIR; this is encoded by the coding sequence ATGGCAGAAATCAAAATGAACAATATCGTAAAAGAATACGATAACAAAGTAACCGCTGTACAAGACTTCAACCTTGATATCAAAGATAAGGAATTTATCGTCTTCGTAGGTCCATCCGGTTGCGGTAAGTCAACAACATTACGTATGATCGCTGGGCTTGAAGAAATTTCAGACGGCGACCTTTATATTGGTGAAAAACGCGTAAATGATGTAGCTCCTAAAGACCGTGATATTGCAATGGTGTTCCAGAACTACGCTCTCTACCCCCATATGAATGTCTATGATAACATGGCTTTCGGACTCAAGCTTCGTAAGTTTGATAAAAGAGAAATGGAGAAACGTGTTAAAGATGCTGCCCGTATTTTGGGGCTTGAAGAATACCTGGACCGTAAACCGAAAGCATTATCCGGAGGTCAGCGACAGCGTGTTGCATTAGGACGTGCCATCGTCCGTGACCCACAAGTGTTCTTAATGGACGAGCCGCTTTCGAACCTGGATGCAAAGCTCCGTGTACAAATGCGAGCAGAAATCACAAAGCTCCACCAGCGTTTGCAAACGACAACGATATATGTAACACATGATCAAACTGAAGCAATGACAATGGCTACTCGGATTGTGGTTATGAAAGACGGCATTATCCAACAGGTAGGTTCACCAAAAGAAGTGTATGATACACCTGAAAATGTTTTTGTCGGTGGTTTCATCGGGTCACCAGCAATGAACTTCCTCCATGGGAAGCTGCAAGACGACGATACGTTTGTAATGGACAACATCAAAATTAAAGTACCAGAAGGAAAGATGAAACTTCTTCGTGAAAATGGACATGCAGGTAAAGAAGTCATTCTTGGAATCCGTCCAGAGGACATCCACGATGAACCTGTGTTCACTGAAGCGTCAGAAGGCTCGAAAATTACAGCAGCAATCGATGTTGCCGAACTGATGGGTGCTGAGACCTATCTCTACTCAACGGTTGCAGGTCAAAACTTCACTGCTCGTGTGGATTCACGAACAGATATCCAAAACGGACAGAAGCTTGATCTCGCTCTCGACATGAACAAATGTCATTTCTTTGATCCACAAACTGAAAACCGTATTCGTTAA
- a CDS encoding CdaR family transcriptional regulator, with amino-acid sequence MSEIKKLQKIFGRNAFVHATDTNETKNYTWYRTPDGEEIGVDLDVLSSDSENLLGVFLTPLSNRPVQEDESQHAWYELLYNNRTPESALTFELGRFLHFSIHSQDVEHDLFIESFQNMLSEDVVPVWKDRYTGVFVEPQTDHLASMEQLLELLHTIESDFYMKTSLFIGSTFSSITEAKHQFDKESSFYKITTEHFQNKQRIHTLSTVLTKVLLHHSKKEDTHYIYEKILSHVEPDLLKTVKTLLDCNLNHTHAAKKLFIHRNSLQYRIEKFTDLTGLDPKEFDDAVTIHLLLTIEE; translated from the coding sequence ATGTCTGAAATCAAGAAATTGCAGAAAATATTCGGCAGAAATGCATTTGTTCACGCAACTGATACTAATGAAACAAAAAATTACACATGGTACCGCACCCCAGATGGTGAAGAAATCGGTGTGGATCTGGATGTGCTTTCTAGTGATTCTGAAAATTTACTTGGAGTTTTTCTCACCCCCTTATCCAACCGACCTGTACAGGAAGATGAAAGCCAGCATGCCTGGTATGAGCTTCTATATAACAACCGGACCCCCGAATCCGCCCTAACATTTGAACTGGGGCGTTTTTTGCATTTCAGCATCCATAGCCAGGATGTTGAGCATGACTTATTCATAGAATCGTTCCAAAACATGTTGTCTGAAGATGTCGTTCCTGTCTGGAAGGATCGTTATACAGGGGTTTTTGTTGAACCGCAAACAGATCACCTTGCTTCGATGGAGCAATTACTTGAATTACTCCATACCATTGAAAGTGATTTCTATATGAAAACATCACTTTTCATTGGTTCAACCTTCTCTTCCATTACTGAAGCGAAACATCAATTTGATAAGGAATCTTCTTTTTATAAAATCACAACGGAACATTTCCAAAATAAACAACGGATACATACACTTTCTACCGTTCTTACTAAGGTTCTCCTCCATCACTCAAAAAAAGAAGATACCCATTATATCTATGAGAAAATCCTCAGTCATGTGGAACCTGATTTATTAAAAACGGTCAAAACATTACTCGACTGCAATTTGAACCATACACATGCCGCAAAAAAACTTTTCATTCATCGCAACAGTCTCCAATATCGGATTGAAAAGTTCACCGACCTTACCGGACTGGATCCAAAGGAATTCGATGATGCCGTGACCATTCATTTGCTTCTCACCATAGAAGAGTGA
- a CDS encoding YheC/YheD family protein produces the protein MISISWDVDTEKWYHHEKDETLVWGAADEPLPFSLSRNSGHNLTLKKNERNKAGPIIGILTSSKASLPFIGNIDTFIRLISYVHENGGLAVVFSSKDISPTSVYGYTYDPISLMWKRARIPPPDFVYNRIPYKKDEDNNEFHRLLSWLDDFSIPYFNLCFFPKWETYLILNDNTHLQPFLPETKLIRSKKQLNDFLNEHGQILIKPSVSSKGKGIFSLEQKGRGSILYHSNNRRMRTDLDQIWQNLQHEKNFIMQPFIQRKMYQDRPFDYRILVQKLENKWHVTGYGLRCAGVNRLTTHVPSGGALLPSDFAPLHLDTIRNIASETGFTLDRSFSPVGEFSIDLGVDTGQRYWIFEINSKPMIFDEIEIQKKALRNWYQQILEMSGFPRLDIKDPPLTHTSEKGGCTMTNKDEKGSEHEGRDRYYMDIDRMINEGMAGGTVFRPDAQAQIDESRPLYEEEPPVEYKDENNDK, from the coding sequence ATGATTTCGATCAGCTGGGACGTGGACACTGAAAAGTGGTATCACCATGAAAAGGATGAAACACTTGTATGGGGAGCGGCAGATGAGCCCCTCCCCTTTTCCCTTTCTAGGAACAGCGGTCACAATCTTACGCTGAAAAAGAACGAGCGTAACAAGGCTGGACCTATAATTGGGATTCTTACATCCTCAAAAGCCAGCCTCCCGTTTATCGGAAATATCGATACGTTCATCCGTTTGATCAGTTATGTCCATGAAAACGGCGGGCTTGCAGTGGTTTTTTCATCTAAGGACATCTCGCCAACCTCTGTTTACGGTTATACCTATGACCCGATTTCGCTAATGTGGAAACGCGCAAGGATCCCTCCTCCTGATTTCGTCTATAACAGGATTCCTTATAAAAAGGATGAGGACAACAACGAATTCCATCGTTTGTTATCTTGGCTGGACGATTTTTCCATCCCATACTTTAACCTGTGCTTCTTTCCAAAGTGGGAAACTTACTTAATCCTGAATGATAACACGCATTTGCAACCGTTTTTACCTGAGACAAAATTGATACGCTCAAAAAAGCAGCTGAATGACTTTTTGAATGAGCATGGCCAGATTCTTATCAAACCAAGCGTAAGTTCCAAAGGAAAAGGAATCTTTTCACTAGAACAAAAAGGGAGAGGAAGTATTCTTTATCACTCGAATAATAGAAGAATGCGGACAGATCTCGATCAAATATGGCAAAACCTGCAGCATGAAAAGAACTTCATCATGCAGCCATTCATTCAGCGTAAAATGTATCAAGACAGACCGTTCGACTATCGCATCCTTGTCCAAAAACTCGAAAATAAGTGGCACGTCACTGGGTATGGTTTACGTTGTGCAGGCGTTAACCGTTTGACGACCCATGTCCCCTCTGGCGGAGCACTTTTACCTTCAGATTTCGCCCCTCTTCATTTAGACACTATTCGGAACATCGCGTCTGAAACAGGTTTTACTCTTGACCGCTCCTTTAGCCCTGTCGGTGAGTTTTCAATCGATCTAGGTGTAGATACGGGGCAACGGTATTGGATATTTGAAATCAATTCAAAACCGATGATTTTTGATGAAATTGAAATACAAAAGAAAGCCCTGAGAAACTGGTATCAGCAAATATTAGAAATGTCAGGATTTCCCCGTTTGGACATAAAAGACCCTCCCCTCACTCATACTAGTGAAAAAGGAGGATGCACGATGACCAATAAAGATGAAAAAGGATCCGAGCATGAAGGACGAGATCGTTATTACATGGATATCGATCGTATGATCAACGAAGGAATGGCTGGAGGTACGGTTTTCAGACCAGACGCTCAGGCACAAATCGACGAGAGCCGACCACTTTATGAGGAAGAGCCGCCTGTTGAATATAAAGACGAAAACAACGATAAGTAA
- a CDS encoding YheC/YheD family protein, which produces MLNPQSIPIVEAKEDVIYTPFSLFQQWVMNRSFPSKVMYGQREVPVSMQPHPDRKEQYMLSAALCKKLNLLKDQQHHIYEWDGTLHIGPVVGIFTAGFTGGTYKPIGERSSMFAKLLSEAIQLGVTAYVFGTHHIDWNEKKINGYIFDKSGWSQYPLPFPNLVYDRLPNRRIERLPATTETKMKLEQETNMLWFNPGFFNKWSVHELLYDNRQVRNYLPETLNSPEASQIEEMLHRYKNIYVKPTNGSLGIGIQQIIKRRKDPFCYCKFRTDGQNRLRRYTSLKRLLRQQFPKGLEGYMAQRGIHLLNCNGKPIDFRVHTNRNRDGAWEVSAIAAKLAGTGSVTTHVTSGGKILTLQDIVNEMGKSKSITQDIKMAALKLSDSLSEKMEGVIGEIGFDLGVDHEGAIWLFEANAKPGRGIFSHPNLSASDKRTSRLPFEFSIYLYEQLIKRQVPVKR; this is translated from the coding sequence ATGCTTAACCCTCAATCGATTCCTATTGTCGAGGCAAAGGAAGATGTCATCTACACACCGTTCAGCCTCTTTCAACAATGGGTGATGAACCGGTCCTTCCCTTCAAAAGTCATGTATGGACAACGAGAAGTACCCGTTTCCATGCAGCCCCATCCAGATCGTAAGGAACAATATATGTTATCAGCAGCACTCTGTAAGAAATTGAATCTCTTAAAAGACCAGCAACACCATATTTATGAATGGGATGGTACCCTGCACATTGGTCCAGTAGTCGGAATATTTACGGCCGGATTTACAGGTGGCACGTATAAGCCGATTGGAGAACGTTCCTCCATGTTTGCAAAACTTCTTTCTGAAGCTATACAACTGGGTGTGACTGCGTACGTATTCGGCACACATCATATCGACTGGAACGAAAAAAAGATCAATGGTTATATTTTTGACAAATCAGGGTGGAGCCAGTATCCGCTCCCATTTCCAAATCTCGTTTATGATCGTCTTCCAAATCGGCGTATTGAAAGGTTACCTGCCACCACTGAAACGAAAATGAAGCTCGAACAGGAAACGAACATGCTCTGGTTCAATCCTGGATTCTTTAATAAGTGGTCGGTCCATGAACTCCTGTACGATAACAGACAGGTCCGCAACTATTTGCCAGAAACCTTGAACTCCCCTGAAGCTTCACAAATCGAAGAAATGCTTCACCGTTACAAAAATATCTATGTAAAACCTACGAACGGAAGCCTTGGAATCGGTATTCAACAAATCATCAAAAGAAGAAAAGATCCCTTCTGCTATTGTAAATTCCGGACCGATGGTCAAAATCGCTTGCGGCGTTACACCTCTTTAAAAAGGTTACTACGACAACAATTCCCAAAAGGTCTTGAAGGCTACATGGCCCAACGCGGCATCCATCTGCTCAATTGTAACGGAAAACCCATCGATTTCAGAGTCCATACGAACCGGAACAGGGATGGGGCTTGGGAAGTCAGCGCAATTGCTGCAAAGCTCGCCGGGACAGGAAGTGTAACCACACACGTAACAAGCGGAGGAAAAATCCTTACTCTGCAAGATATTGTGAACGAGATGGGGAAATCTAAATCCATCACACAAGATATTAAAATGGCAGCATTGAAACTTAGTGATTCACTATCTGAAAAAATGGAAGGGGTCATCGGAGAGATCGGTTTTGACCTGGGAGTAGACCATGAAGGTGCAATCTGGTTATTTGAAGCGAACGCCAAACCAGGACGCGGGATTTTCAGCCACCCAAATTTAAGTGCGTCCGATAAAAGAACTTCCAGACTTCCTTTCGAATTCTCGATTTATTTATATGAACAACTGATTAAAAGACAGGTTCCGGTGAAAAGATGA
- a CDS encoding YheC/YheD family protein: MTRKIKIYFTYTDTTSSNPYKLWLSNHLLTYLGIQLNEKLWLRFGSERILVTCNTKLDESYFTLSVPKEIQKNHHLPVPDRYHTLTYIPLLKELRIGPIIAVLADKTGEINCPFGKITAFSKEIASLCNDHLATFYLFSLQDVHSNWIHGYTIKEDKLTQTIFPYPDIIYNRISSRTSERSEACVRFFEHCQDFGIPYFNDHFISKWDVFHILVERDALAAYLPETHKKIDEETLMKLMTKHVSLFLKPDHGSEGRGIIRITKETEGKFKLESSKEIDPPLPSLSTKGVLNFINQFVPMENYIIQQGIPLMTHSNGNVDFRILCNRNEKGDWRITSSIARVSDANPIVTNMSYGAKSYPLTELLSGSFETAKAKAIKGLLYELSFEVAESLHLFADGIFGEFGIDFGIDKNGHPWILEVNSKPSKHYTTALKRGEIRPSALGVFLFAHYLYTHGLSNEFRKEYDHA, translated from the coding sequence ATGACCAGGAAAATCAAGATTTATTTTACGTACACCGATACAACTTCCTCAAACCCGTATAAACTTTGGCTCAGCAATCATCTTCTCACTTATTTGGGCATCCAATTAAACGAAAAACTGTGGCTCCGCTTCGGCAGTGAGCGAATATTGGTGACATGTAATACAAAATTGGATGAATCCTATTTTACATTATCCGTGCCGAAGGAAATCCAGAAAAATCATCATCTTCCCGTTCCTGATCGATACCATACACTGACCTACATTCCACTTTTAAAAGAATTACGAATCGGACCGATTATAGCAGTTCTAGCTGATAAGACTGGAGAAATAAACTGCCCTTTCGGAAAAATCACTGCGTTTTCAAAAGAAATCGCTTCTCTATGTAATGATCACCTCGCTACGTTCTACCTGTTTTCATTACAAGATGTCCACTCCAACTGGATACATGGCTATACGATAAAGGAGGATAAACTCACTCAAACCATCTTTCCATATCCAGATATCATCTATAATCGAATATCCAGCCGTACATCTGAGCGTTCGGAGGCATGCGTTCGATTTTTCGAACATTGTCAGGATTTTGGAATTCCATATTTTAATGACCATTTCATCTCTAAGTGGGATGTTTTTCACATATTAGTAGAACGTGACGCTTTAGCTGCTTACCTACCTGAAACACATAAAAAAATCGATGAGGAAACATTGATGAAATTAATGACAAAACACGTTTCATTGTTTTTAAAACCAGACCATGGCTCAGAAGGGAGAGGTATCATACGAATCACAAAAGAAACTGAAGGAAAATTCAAACTGGAATCATCAAAAGAAATTGATCCTCCACTCCCCTCTTTATCCACTAAGGGTGTATTGAATTTCATCAATCAATTCGTACCAATGGAGAATTATATCATTCAGCAAGGGATTCCTCTGATGACCCATTCAAACGGGAACGTTGATTTTCGAATCCTGTGTAACAGGAACGAAAAAGGAGATTGGCGCATTACCTCAAGTATCGCAAGAGTGAGTGATGCGAATCCGATCGTGACGAATATGTCGTATGGTGCCAAATCTTATCCTTTAACTGAACTGTTGTCCGGATCATTTGAAACAGCAAAAGCCAAGGCGATCAAAGGTCTACTTTATGAACTATCCTTTGAAGTAGCGGAAAGTCTTCATCTGTTTGCGGATGGTATATTCGGTGAATTTGGCATCGATTTCGGTATCGATAAGAACGGACACCCGTGGATCCTGGAAGTGAACTCGAAACCATCCAAGCACTATACGACTGCTCTAAAACGAGGAGAGATACGCCCCTCAGCCCTAGGTGTTTTCCTGTTTGCTCACTATCTATATACACATGGCTTGAGTAACGAGTTTCGAAAGGAGTATGATCATGCTTAA